A single Paraburkholderia sp. D15 DNA region contains:
- a CDS encoding helix-turn-helix transcriptional regulator has product MSQPIIRADLVISPDGPFLAAAELTEKEARNTSSHSHARGQLMGALSGLVSVGLDKQQWVVPAIHAIWIPPHYTHSVRSYGPFSGWSVFITEARCAQLPREPRAIKTTPLLREAVRRAASWPGKELDATQARIAEVIVDELAASKEESLDLPRPDDARLIRITDALVGDLSDNRRLEEWAVWAGLAPRTLSRRFVAETGMTFAQWRQQARLLRALELVADGVPVTTIALELGYDNVSAFIDMFRRALGTTPGRYLAAEAQETREAREVREAPPEKT; this is encoded by the coding sequence ATGTCTCAACCTATCATTCGCGCGGATCTCGTCATCTCGCCTGACGGCCCGTTTCTCGCGGCGGCCGAGCTGACGGAGAAAGAGGCGCGCAACACGTCGTCGCATAGCCACGCGCGCGGTCAGTTGATGGGCGCGTTGAGCGGGCTCGTGTCGGTCGGGCTCGACAAACAGCAGTGGGTCGTGCCCGCGATCCACGCGATCTGGATTCCGCCGCACTACACGCACTCGGTGCGCTCGTACGGGCCCTTCTCGGGCTGGAGCGTGTTCATCACCGAGGCGCGCTGCGCGCAGTTGCCGCGCGAACCGCGCGCGATCAAGACCACGCCGCTGCTGCGCGAGGCGGTGCGGCGCGCGGCGAGCTGGCCGGGCAAGGAACTCGACGCCACGCAGGCGCGCATCGCCGAAGTGATCGTCGACGAACTCGCGGCATCGAAGGAAGAATCGCTGGATCTGCCGCGTCCAGACGACGCGCGGCTCATCCGCATCACGGACGCGCTGGTCGGCGATCTGTCGGACAACCGGCGCCTGGAGGAATGGGCGGTGTGGGCGGGTCTCGCGCCGCGCACGCTGAGCCGGCGCTTCGTCGCGGAGACGGGGATGACGTTCGCGCAGTGGCGTCAGCAGGCGCGTCTGCTGCGTGCCCTCGAACTGGTCGCGGATGGCGTGCCGGTGACGACGATCGCGCTGGAACTCGGTTACGACAATGTCAGCGCGTTCATCGACATGTTCCGGCGCGCGTTGGGAACGACTCCGGGGCGCTATCTCGCGGCTGAAGCGCAGGAAACGCGAGAAGCGCGAGAAGTGCGAGAAGCGCCGCCGGAGAAAACATAA
- a CDS encoding sterol desaturase family protein — protein sequence MINEVLALLDNGISALQTLLYVDVVQPFFFKVGLMGYDEDTYDALYWVIIGVLEIVVTYAALRPLEALRPVEAWTDRKALRADVIYTWIAKLGIINIAFFFMLQPLFNHWQSLMAIYNVPNIDVDSLWPGVTDQPVVSFLIYLVVLDFFGYWYHRWQHRFGVWWELHAVHHSQQQMSLWADDRNHFLDDIVQAAFFAAISLFIGVQPTQFVVLVAVGNFMQSVQHVNARLPYGWLLERAIVSPIFHRRHHAVGYGHEGTRYGCNFGVLFPWWDMMFRTASWDRTVEPTGIRDQLPAPQGIGRSYGAGLLAQQWFAFGRIAQRLRGRRHYAGGAAE from the coding sequence ATGATTAACGAAGTTCTCGCGCTGCTCGACAACGGCATCTCGGCGTTGCAAACGCTGCTGTATGTCGACGTGGTGCAGCCGTTCTTCTTCAAGGTCGGCCTGATGGGCTACGACGAAGACACGTACGACGCGCTGTACTGGGTCATCATCGGCGTGCTCGAAATCGTCGTCACGTATGCGGCGTTGCGGCCGCTCGAAGCGCTGCGCCCGGTCGAGGCGTGGACCGATCGCAAGGCGCTGCGTGCCGACGTGATCTACACGTGGATCGCCAAGCTCGGCATCATCAATATCGCGTTCTTCTTCATGCTGCAGCCGCTGTTCAATCACTGGCAAAGCCTGATGGCGATCTACAACGTGCCGAACATCGACGTGGATAGTCTGTGGCCCGGCGTGACCGATCAGCCGGTGGTGTCGTTCCTGATCTATCTGGTCGTGCTCGATTTCTTCGGCTACTGGTATCACCGCTGGCAGCATCGCTTCGGCGTCTGGTGGGAATTGCACGCGGTGCATCACAGCCAGCAGCAGATGTCGCTGTGGGCCGACGACCGCAATCACTTTCTCGACGACATCGTGCAGGCGGCGTTTTTCGCTGCGATTTCGCTGTTCATCGGCGTGCAGCCGACGCAGTTCGTCGTGCTGGTCGCCGTCGGCAATTTCATGCAGAGCGTGCAGCACGTGAATGCGCGTCTGCCGTATGGCTGGCTGCTGGAACGGGCGATCGTCAGCCCGATCTTTCATCGCCGGCATCATGCGGTCGGCTATGGGCATGAAGGCACGCGCTACGGCTGCAACTTCGGCGTGCTGTTTCCGTGGTGGGACATGATGTTCCGTACCGCGTCGTGGGACCGCACGGTCGAGCCGACCGGGATTCGCGATCAGTTGCCCGCGCCGCAAGGTATCGGCCGCTCGTATGGCGCGGGTTTGCTCGCGCAGCAGTGGTTCGCGTTCGGCCGCATCGCGCAGCGTTTGCGCGGCCGGCGTCACTATGCGGGCGGTGCGGCGGAGTAA
- a CDS encoding beta-propeller fold lactonase family protein has translation MSFPISTIATINTIAQAGVRAALLCGFLASGVAQAADKVIVLDSGEARLQLIDEASRQVVGAEPTGKEPHHLMITPDGRSLIVADSVSNDLMFLDPHSGQVQRRVEGIEDPYQLGFSPDHKWFVTAGLRLDRVDIYRYDGQNVLLAKRVPLSKTPSHMTFSSDSRTVFVTLQDTGEVAAIDLATQTVLWKLHIGDTPAGLWMTPGDRYLLIGMTGEDDVAVVDWRKQQLVKKIQTGRGAHNFRNLDDGQHIAVTNRVESTISILDYNTLTKVGDITGLLPGPDDMELSADRRYLWVTFRFAKHVGIIDLTTRKLIDTIAVGRSPHGLYFANRAPVSAPNPD, from the coding sequence ATGTCATTTCCCATTTCAACCATCGCAACGATCAACACGATCGCGCAGGCAGGCGTGCGCGCCGCGCTGCTGTGCGGCTTCCTCGCGAGCGGTGTCGCGCAGGCCGCGGATAAAGTCATCGTGCTCGATTCCGGTGAAGCGCGCCTGCAGCTGATCGACGAGGCGTCTCGCCAGGTCGTCGGTGCCGAGCCGACCGGCAAGGAGCCGCACCATCTGATGATTACGCCGGATGGCCGCTCGCTGATCGTCGCCGATTCGGTGTCCAACGACCTGATGTTTCTCGATCCGCACAGCGGCCAGGTGCAACGCCGCGTCGAAGGGATCGAGGATCCGTATCAACTGGGTTTTTCGCCGGACCACAAATGGTTCGTGACGGCGGGCTTGCGCCTCGACCGCGTGGACATCTATCGCTACGACGGGCAGAACGTGCTGCTCGCCAAACGCGTGCCGCTGTCGAAAACGCCGAGCCACATGACGTTCTCGTCGGATAGCCGCACCGTGTTCGTCACCTTGCAGGACACCGGCGAAGTCGCGGCGATCGATCTCGCCACGCAGACGGTGCTGTGGAAACTGCATATCGGCGATACGCCCGCCGGTTTGTGGATGACGCCGGGCGACCGCTATCTGTTGATCGGCATGACCGGCGAGGACGACGTGGCGGTGGTGGACTGGCGCAAGCAGCAGCTCGTGAAGAAGATTCAGACCGGCCGCGGCGCGCACAACTTCCGCAATCTCGACGATGGCCAGCACATCGCGGTCACGAATCGCGTCGAGAGCACGATCAGCATTCTCGATTACAACACGCTGACGAAAGTCGGCGACATCACCGGTCTGCTGCCCGGGCCCGACGACATGGAGTTGTCCGCCGATCGCCGTTATCTGTGGGTGACGTTCCGCTTCGCGAAGCACGTCGGCATCATCGATCTGACGACGCGAAAACTTATCGACACGATTGCGGTCGGACGTTCGCCACATGGCTTGTATTTCGCCAACCGCGCGCCGGTGAGCGCGCCGAATCCGGATTGA
- a CDS encoding ABC transporter ATP-binding protein: protein MNSASVAIRVRGLRQTFGTQNVLDGIDLDVPAGTTLALLGPSGCGKSTLLKLLAGLLQPDAGQVMFGHDTVADASTCVPPEARGLGMVFQDYALWPHMTVAGNVSFPLEMRGVGRRERAQRVAAALARVGLDGMGARRPSALSGGQQQRVALARAIVAEPRILLFDEPLSNLDSALRASLCDEIGALLAQLGTTAVYVTHERKEAEALAHTIVTLAQGRVESILHR from the coding sequence ATGAATAGCGCGAGTGTTGCGATCCGCGTGCGCGGACTTCGTCAGACTTTCGGCACGCAGAACGTGCTCGACGGCATCGATCTCGACGTGCCGGCGGGCACCACGCTCGCGCTGCTCGGACCCTCCGGCTGCGGCAAGAGCACGCTGCTCAAACTGCTGGCCGGTCTGCTGCAACCCGACGCGGGCCAGGTGATGTTCGGCCACGATACGGTCGCCGACGCGTCGACCTGCGTGCCGCCGGAAGCGCGCGGCCTCGGCATGGTGTTTCAGGACTACGCGCTGTGGCCGCATATGACGGTGGCCGGCAACGTGTCGTTTCCGCTCGAAATGCGCGGCGTCGGCCGGCGCGAACGCGCGCAACGGGTCGCGGCGGCGCTCGCGCGCGTCGGTCTCGACGGCATGGGCGCGCGCCGTCCGTCGGCCTTATCGGGCGGTCAGCAGCAGCGCGTCGCGCTCGCCCGCGCGATCGTCGCCGAGCCGCGCATCCTGCTGTTCGACGAACCGCTGTCGAATCTCGATAGCGCCTTACGTGCGAGCCTGTGCGACGAAATCGGCGCACTGCTCGCGCAACTCGGCACCACCGCGGTCTATGTGACCCACGAGCGCAAGGAAGCCGAAGCCCTCGCCCATACGATCGTCACGCTGGCGCAAGGGCGCGTGGAAAGCATCCTTCATCGCTAA
- a CDS encoding ABC transporter substrate-binding protein: MFKSIFFVILTMSLTLGLGAVPAEAATLTVYTAGPGNLSKKLALGFERKTGVKVDLFQATTGKVMARLEAEASNPHVDVLISASWDTAQDLEKRGWLLDYQSPNATRVSPMFKGPGYVAQGISALGIVWNTRTGKPEPHDWRDLAGPAYRNQVTTPNPALSGASLDLLLGLQDRLGEAAWSLFDSLHKNGMVVLGPNAQAINPVLQGAKSAVFGAVDYVAYGAASNGESVKVIFPSSGTVIAPRPMMILKTSRAQTEARAFIDYVLSDEGQKLVADAWLIPARDDIAGTRPPLKDLKLLPQDDGSNTKTRAEVLARFNALFGEH; this comes from the coding sequence ATGTTCAAGTCAATTTTCTTCGTTATTCTCACCATGTCGTTGACCCTCGGGCTGGGCGCTGTCCCGGCCGAAGCCGCTACGCTCACTGTCTACACCGCCGGTCCCGGCAATCTCAGCAAGAAACTCGCGCTCGGCTTCGAGCGCAAGACCGGCGTCAAGGTCGATCTGTTCCAGGCCACCACCGGCAAGGTGATGGCGCGTCTCGAAGCGGAAGCGAGCAATCCGCACGTGGACGTCCTGATTTCCGCGTCATGGGACACCGCGCAGGATCTGGAAAAACGCGGCTGGCTGCTCGACTATCAGAGCCCGAACGCTACCCGCGTATCGCCGATGTTCAAAGGTCCGGGCTATGTCGCGCAAGGCATCTCCGCGCTCGGCATCGTGTGGAATACGCGCACCGGCAAACCGGAACCGCACGACTGGCGCGATCTCGCGGGCCCCGCCTATCGCAATCAGGTGACCACGCCGAACCCGGCGCTGTCGGGCGCATCGCTCGATCTGCTGCTCGGTTTGCAGGATCGTCTCGGCGAAGCGGCCTGGTCGCTGTTCGATAGCCTGCACAAGAACGGCATGGTCGTGCTCGGACCGAATGCGCAGGCCATCAATCCGGTGCTGCAAGGCGCGAAATCGGCGGTGTTCGGCGCGGTCGATTACGTCGCGTACGGCGCGGCATCGAACGGCGAATCGGTGAAGGTGATTTTCCCGAGCAGCGGCACCGTGATCGCGCCGCGTCCGATGATGATTCTGAAAACCTCGCGCGCGCAGACCGAAGCGCGGGCGTTCATCGACTATGTGTTGTCCGACGAAGGCCAGAAGCTCGTCGCCGATGCGTGGCTGATTCCGGCGCGCGACGATATCGCCGGCACGCGTCCGCCGCTGAAAGACCTGAAGCTGCTGCCGCAGGACGACGGTTCGAACACCAAGACGCGCGCCGAAGTGCTCGCACGCTTTAACGCGCTGTTCGGCGAGCACTGA
- a CDS encoding porin — protein MNHSYRIAAVGCCLAVSVCLPNTGFAASDSSSSSSVTLYGILDTGVEFLNNAAATGKQTHDVTRLTSGNMSGSRWGVTGTEDLGGGSKTFFRLESGINVDSGALLQGGREFGRLAYVGLSNNAYGSLSLGRQGGMFLDWLSVYNPLGNAVYAIKMQDPAFSDRLDNTVRYEHHFGPVTALVQYSLGYDNVTYGAQPAGDTRNARVIEAGLRYKSGPLSAALVYDQKNGGSTSPSAAHTTKAGGYEGDLDRRIGVGVRYTLASTDLFGGYRYLNSQAIHLSTLSTGPVEATSLYWLGATYHASAALNLSSTAMYQNFYGTSRDPWSFQVDADYFLSKRTDLYVNLAYALNRNGSNLGLNGFGTDVVAGKNQIGLQAGIRHTF, from the coding sequence GTGAACCACTCCTACCGCATCGCGGCGGTCGGCTGCTGTCTGGCCGTTTCCGTCTGTCTGCCGAACACCGGCTTTGCCGCATCCGATTCTTCCTCCTCCTCGTCCGTCACCCTGTACGGCATCCTCGATACCGGCGTCGAATTCCTTAACAATGCCGCGGCCACGGGCAAGCAGACGCACGACGTCACGCGCCTCACCTCCGGCAATATGTCGGGCTCGCGCTGGGGCGTCACCGGCACCGAAGATCTCGGTGGCGGCTCGAAGACATTCTTCCGCCTCGAAAGCGGCATCAACGTCGACAGCGGCGCACTGCTGCAAGGCGGCCGCGAATTCGGCCGGCTCGCCTACGTGGGGCTGTCGAACAACGCGTACGGTTCGCTGTCGCTCGGCCGCCAGGGCGGCATGTTCCTCGACTGGCTGAGCGTCTACAACCCGCTCGGCAACGCGGTGTACGCGATCAAGATGCAGGACCCGGCGTTCTCCGACCGGCTCGACAACACGGTGCGCTACGAACATCACTTCGGCCCGGTCACCGCGCTCGTCCAGTACAGCCTCGGCTACGACAACGTGACGTATGGCGCGCAACCCGCCGGCGACACCCGCAACGCGCGCGTGATCGAGGCCGGTCTGCGCTATAAGAGCGGCCCGTTGAGCGCCGCGCTCGTGTACGACCAGAAGAACGGCGGCAGCACGAGCCCGAGCGCCGCGCACACCACCAAGGCCGGCGGCTACGAAGGCGACCTCGATCGCCGCATCGGCGTGGGTGTGCGCTACACGCTGGCCTCCACCGATCTGTTCGGCGGCTACCGCTACCTGAATTCGCAGGCGATCCATCTGAGCACGCTGTCCACGGGGCCGGTCGAAGCGACCAGCCTCTACTGGCTCGGCGCGACATATCACGCCAGCGCCGCGCTGAATCTGTCGAGCACCGCGATGTATCAGAACTTCTATGGCACGTCGCGCGATCCGTGGTCGTTCCAGGTGGATGCCGACTACTTCCTGTCGAAGCGCACGGACCTGTACGTGAACCTCGCGTACGCGCTGAACCGCAACGGCTCGAACCTCGGGTTGAACGGTTTCGGCACCGACGTGGTGGCGGGCAAGAACCAGATCGGTCTGCAGGCCGGCATTCGCCACACGTTCTGA
- a CDS encoding zinc-binding alcohol dehydrogenase family protein — protein MKAAIVNAAGEAPVYADFAQPEAADGLRVVHVTASSLSHVTRSRAAGSHYSSTGAFPFVAGVDGTGRLDYGRRVYFFKPRAPFGAMAEQSLVADSHCIALPDTLDDVTAAALAIPGMSSWAALVERARFVAGETVLVNGATGTSGRLAVQIARHLGAARIVATGRNAAALEALKQAGADVTISLEQSEADMNRAFEAAFRDGVDVVLDYLWGASARALLIAAAKASADDRPVRVVQIGAISGAEMALPSAVLRSADITLLGSGIGSVPLARLFATLKAVFDAAGPAGLRVEAKAVPLAELAVHWGCADSACRTVFVP, from the coding sequence ATGAAAGCGGCGATCGTCAACGCGGCGGGCGAGGCGCCCGTCTACGCGGATTTCGCGCAACCCGAGGCGGCCGATGGCTTGCGGGTCGTCCACGTGACGGCCTCGTCGCTGAGTCATGTGACGCGCTCGCGGGCGGCCGGCTCGCATTATTCGTCGACCGGTGCGTTTCCGTTCGTGGCCGGCGTGGACGGCACGGGGCGCCTCGACTATGGCCGGCGCGTGTACTTCTTCAAACCGCGCGCCCCGTTCGGCGCGATGGCGGAACAGAGCCTCGTCGCGGACTCGCATTGCATTGCGTTGCCCGACACGCTCGACGACGTGACGGCCGCGGCGTTGGCGATTCCGGGCATGTCGTCGTGGGCGGCGCTGGTCGAACGGGCGCGTTTCGTCGCGGGCGAAACGGTGCTGGTGAACGGCGCGACCGGTACCTCGGGACGGCTTGCCGTGCAGATCGCGAGACACCTCGGTGCCGCGCGGATCGTCGCGACCGGGCGTAACGCGGCGGCGCTGGAAGCATTGAAGCAGGCGGGCGCCGACGTGACGATTTCGCTCGAGCAGAGCGAAGCCGATATGAACCGCGCGTTCGAAGCGGCGTTCCGCGATGGCGTGGACGTCGTGCTCGATTATCTGTGGGGCGCGAGCGCGCGGGCGTTGCTGATCGCGGCGGCGAAGGCGTCGGCGGACGACCGGCCAGTGCGCGTCGTGCAGATCGGCGCGATCAGCGGCGCGGAGATGGCGCTGCCGTCGGCGGTGCTGCGTTCGGCGGATATCACGTTGCTTGGCAGTGGCATCGGCAGCGTGCCGCTGGCGCGTTTGTTCGCGACGCTGAAAGCGGTTTTCGATGCAGCGGGTCCGGCGGGTTTGCGGGTCGAGGCGAAGGCGGTGCCGCTTGCGGAGTTGGCAGTGCATTGGGGGTGTGCGGATAGCGCGTGCAGGACGGTTTTTGTGCCGTGA